A genomic segment from Vicinamibacterales bacterium encodes:
- a CDS encoding PD-(D/E)XK nuclease family protein: protein MPRRTRNLFDPSGTATYRLSRSKLEQFKRCPRCFYLDRRVGIQQPPGFPFNLNSAVDHLLKKEFDGYRQRGEAHPLMQDAGIDAIPAPHEQLDEWRNNFLGVKVHHAATNLEISGAIDDLWVTGDSTYAVVDYKATSKNDRVNIDAPWQKSYKRQMEIYQWLLRGNGLTVSKTGYFVYCNGKRDRPGFNGRLEFDIDVISYEGNDGWVEGCILKAHECLMQDEPPTKSASCEFCDYSAMRGGD from the coding sequence ATGCCCCGACGCACGAGGAATTTATTTGATCCGTCTGGAACAGCAACCTATCGGTTGTCCCGCTCGAAGCTCGAGCAATTCAAAAGGTGCCCACGATGTTTTTACCTTGACCGGCGAGTCGGTATCCAGCAGCCGCCAGGGTTTCCCTTTAATCTCAACTCGGCAGTCGACCACCTTCTCAAGAAGGAGTTTGATGGATATCGACAACGTGGTGAAGCGCACCCACTCATGCAAGATGCGGGGATTGACGCGATTCCGGCTCCGCACGAACAGTTAGATGAGTGGCGAAATAATTTTTTGGGCGTCAAGGTGCACCATGCGGCAACTAACCTTGAAATTTCAGGCGCGATTGATGATCTGTGGGTAACAGGAGATTCAACGTATGCGGTGGTTGATTACAAGGCGACGAGTAAGAATGACAGGGTGAATATCGACGCCCCTTGGCAGAAGTCCTACAAGCGGCAGATGGAGATTTACCAGTGGCTCTTACGGGGAAATGGGTTGACCGTATCCAAAACAGGATACTTCGTGTATTGCAACGGTAAGCGGGACCGACCTGGTTTTAACGGTCGATTAGAGTTTGATATTGATGTTATCTCTTACGAGGGCAACGATGGTTGGGTGGAGGGGTGCATTCTTAAAGCCCACGAGTGCCTCATGCAAGATGAGCCCCCTACCAAGAGTGCCAGCTGCGAGTTCTGCGATTATTCGGCTATGCGTGGCGGGGACTAA